From the Porites lutea chromosome 5, jaPorLute2.1, whole genome shotgun sequence genome, the window CAGGAAAGAATGTGTGCTCTCAGAGTCAAAAGACTCCAAATTTACTCAAGCCAAAGAGGACGAGGACGAGGCAGACACTGAGGTAAGGGGGGAATGCAAGCAGATGTTGGCACATGAAAATGTACCATTGAATAAGAAATTTAAATGATGCTTATTATGCcagtgttttttttacaaaattccAATTGAAAATGAACTAATGTTTTAAACTGAATGTTTATTTCTAGTATTACTTTTATATAACAAATCATATTagctggttaaaaaaaaaaattctacttCGGAATATTTTAAGTAATTCTCAGGCTCTTCTGTCTTTGCTCAACACAGAAACATAGAATTATTTACTACTTGTATTTCTGGACATCTAACCTCATAATGTTCTTAACTGAGCCAGATCCTCTGTGTCCATGCTCTTCATGAGCAAGGATCTTTGCCACCAGGTTCTTGGGATCATAACCCTCGCAGACTGGGTTCTTAATCGAGCCAGGTCCTCTGTGTCCATGCTCTACGTGAGCAAGGATCTTTGCCTCCAGGTTCTTGGGAACATAACCTTCGCAAACTGGGTCCTTAATCGAGCCAGGTCCTCTGTGTCCATGCTCTACGTGAGCAAGGATCTTTGCCACCAGGTTCTTGGGAACATAACTCTCGCAGACTGGGTTCTTAATCGAGCCAGGTCCTCTGTGTCCATGCTCTACGTGAGCAAGGATCTTTGCCACCAGGTTCTTGGGAACATAACTCTCGCAGACGGGGTTCTTAATCGAGCCAGGTCCTCTGTGTCCATGCTCTATGTGAGCGAGGATCTTTGCCACCAGGTTCTTCggaacataacataacatgtaaCACAGAATTAATCAAAGACTGCATTCACAACAATACTGACTACCAAGTATGACTTTTGACTAGATGCCTTGCCAAGCTGTTATTACTTgccataaaaaatattaatgtaTAATAAGTCATTATAAGGGAAAGCATGCTTTGCCAAAAAGGTATAATAATTAGGTAAATGGGTTGAACGTTTTTAGATAATGCCGGTAGGGAACGATAATAATGCATAAGCATACTCTTAATATTAAGTTAAATGAGTACCCTCAAGCAAGTACAATACATTGATTTAATTATTACAAAATAAGTATTTGATGAAGGAAGTTATCAAATACCAAATCCAAGACACAAGTCATTTaataaactaaaattaaataactaCAAATGAAAATACACTGAATCAATTATTAGACTAGCAAACAATGTGCTACTTAAAAACAAGTCATGCAAAGTCATAACCACTGGGAATTGCAAACAAGCGACAAGAGTGTGACCAAAGATGAACACAGTCAAGATGCAAATAACAAGAAAAGATGGAATACTTCTGGAAAGTTTCAAAGGAGAGTTCAATGGTTAAGGCATGGTAGAAACACAGTGACTAATCTCTCAGAGCCAGAGAGCAAGATGTAAATAAAGAAGACTACAAGTACTAGAGAGTTTCACACGGTGTATATCTAAATAGCTAGGAGAGGAGGCAAAAGGCTATTGGTCAAGTTTGGGGAAGAGGTTGTTAGCAGGGGTTGATACGTCAGCTGACAGGGGTAATGGGTGAACTGCAGTCAGGTTACAGGTGAAAGGCATCCTTGTCATTGACTGAAAACTTCAGACACCAAAGGAAATATTAATTTAATGCATATATTTAACTTCTTTAATTCGATTGGGTACTTTTAAACAAGgctaaaatttaaaatacaataatcaTATGTAAAAAGAAGAAAGCATTAATGTAAGTTCCCAGTAAGTCTATTTGATAGAAAACAAGATAAAATTTAATAGCTATGACATACACAATATTGTAACGCCTATGTTCCAAACAAACATACTATTTATAACACCTCCTTATATTTTTAGAACTATATGATAATGAAAACTttatgaaaactttaaaaataacaaaattataaataatCAAGAACCTGTAAAGTGCTCTTTGATAATTGATAAACTGTAGATTCCAAATTCAATGGACATTTCCACCCCTATCTGCCCAGGTTGGACAGTTCACAATCAACAGGAATTTGACCAGTAGACACTAACAGTGAAGCGCACTAATAACTTACCCACTGATGCTTAATCAGTCTTCTGGTACAATTCACAGTTGAAAAAAAAGGCTGCCCTCTTTGGGTTGGCAGGGTAGCCATAATCTGGACAGCATTCCTCCCTTCTGTTTCACTCTTTTTTGCAGGTTTACTCCAGAGGGGACATTCCAGACAGAAGTCTAGGAGAGGAACTAGTAAAGACAGTTGAGGGTGAGCAATTCAATCTATTTATAAGGGTAAATAGAGATGTAGTGTAACTGTCCAAACTAGTCTGGATATTATTAAGTTCTTAAGAATACAGTTTAGATCACTTCTCATATCATCGACAGACCTGAAAATGACAATATGAATTTTATAAACAAGAGGCAATAACAGCAAATATTTTCCATAAGCACTCTTGCCAATAACACAATCACCCTGTCTACAGTTCTCttctttttggaattttttaaatattatattGTTTCATCAACTATGATGAAATTTAGCAGCTTTCTTGTTCTACAAGGCAATTAAAATGTATATTTTACTATAGACATGTTGTACAGttgttattattgtatataaGGTAATATTCATTTCTCCTGTGTTTCAAATTTATTAGCATTCATCACCatatcaaaaaacaaaagagaaagtaCAACAGAATTGCAACTCGAAGGCAATCTAGGTTAGAAACCCAACCATAATTTTGACtggtaataataattttaaattcttctgaTTTCTTATACCTTTCACTATGTTATAGATGCAAGCCCAACCAGCCCAAGATCGTCTGATACATGTTTCCCAACAGCTTCCACCCCTTTGACTCTCACCTCCTTAACCACCCCATCGACCACATTAGCACCATCTGTCGCCACACACACCAGCTCATTGACTCTCCCCCTTCACACAGAAggtaagggaaaaaaaaaaaattattattcaaataGAGATAAGTTAATaataccaaaaaacaaaagagaaagtaCAACAGAATTGCAACTTGAAGGCAATCTAGGTTAGAAACCCAACCATAATTTTGACtggtaataataattttaaattcttctgaTTTCTTATACCTTTCACTATGTTATAGATGCAAGCCCAACCAGCCCAAGATCGTCTGATACATGTTTCACAACTGCTACCACCCCTTTGACTCTCACCTCCCTAACCACCCCATCGACCACATTAGCACCATCTGTCGCCACACACACCAGCTCATTGACTCTCCCCCTTCACACAGAAGGtaaggggaaaaaaaataattaattattattcaaatagAGATAAGTTAATAACACATAGAAAAATATGACACAGATTGCTCCGTAAGAGTGTGATTTAAGGAGGGCTTGACTTACAACAAGTAAAATTACAGCAGATACAATGATTTGACTTTGAGTCAGTGTAACGATCAAGTTAGTTAGAGTTCTATAAGCTCCATTGTTACCATATCAGGAATGTGTGTATACAATCCAGGTGTAAAAAGTTTACATGTTCCTTAATCTAAGAtctaaaagatgaaaaatataaaaagttgagaaaatggTACTCAGGTATATGTGTGTATAACTGTTACCACTATCGTTCTGGTTAATGGAATAATATtgtggactttttttttttttttcagatggaGACTACCTCCCAAAACaggaaacaaaaaggaaaagacgaAAAGATACCAGAAGCAGAAAAGATAGAcgggaaaataagaaaaaaaaaggatgcaGAGTAATGAGACTGATGGTGTTTGAATAGAGGTTTTTACCTAGAGAACGGCTATATAGAATCAATTAcgtttaaggagtattatgggatgcctgggggggcatgagcacgatctCATATATTCACTCAGTATTTACGCATGCTTTTTGGCTCAATTTTCCTAGGAAAAAATTGTAGCgggaaaaaagatcgttgtaccatgtttggatgtaatagTGATCGATTTTTTCCAGAGAATTATACAGTGAAGTTTTCTTTGTTCCCGAAAAGCAAACATAAATACTGAGCAAGTGCCCCcactgggcatcctataatactccttagaTTTAATTAGTTCGATATGGCAGCTGTATTGGTAGAAAGGTCTattcacaatattattatttcagacaaaaatttGCCCAACAAGAAGTTCAACCGTCACTTTGTTACAGCTATTTTGAAATCACAAAATTTAGAAAGTAGCAATATTTATTTGACCTATTAGCAGGAGAAGCAGTAATCAAAAGGCAGatacatttcattttgtacccaaaaaagaaatgatactATATAGTGTGCCAATGGTGTGATGTAAAAGAAATGATGCCATTTAGAGCATGAAAGCTGTCATTTATAGAGATATGGTTTAgggccaatcagattgcagtaattaccagtgatttcaaaatggatgtaacaAACTTGGGAATCAAGTTTATAATAACCTCTTtggtagagaaaaaaaaatagcgttttaacattttaatcacCACCTATGTTGTGTAACACAACATGCGCTATGCAGTGTAACACGTTTCTTGTTTGGTAGGTTGTATGCAGAGTAGTCAAGAGCATTTTAAAatctttcaaaacaaatttttttttaattaaacacACAATTGATTAAGGGCAAAAACATGTCATAGCATGCCAATTAGCACACAAAATTgcagaaaaactgaaaataaagtaaaatacgTAATGAGAGAGTCAGAGAGTGTTATCCCCTACTAACACTGTAAGAAACTTAAGATGCAACTATTCTCGGCAAGGAAACAGCTAGCCGAACATACTAATTATGCAAAATTAATATGTAAGGCGCACTCTATCCTCATATTTTGTGCACTGGATCAGTGCATCTTAAGGTGTCTACCATTTCACATTAATTGGTGGTTTTCAGCTGACATCCTGGTGGCCATGCTGGTGGATGGAAACAAAAGAGTTTCTCTCTGCTGGGAATGAAActcttttttcatgcaaattctacgaaataaaatttcattgttttgccCACCAGCATGGCTGCCTTGTAACGTGGTTGAAAACAAGCAGTAACAAAGGTGACAGATTTAGtattaagtaatggtccagataagaaggaaaggACCAAAACGCAGTGAACACGTCGtaatgcaaaaaggtgctaactttactattgtctctACTAAGGTTCTGATTGGTTTGACCATCAAATTTTACGAAATCTTCAcaaagcagcatgtatattAATCCCTTTTTTTCTATCCAACTTCCTTATGACAAAATCTCGTCTGAGTCTAAGTAACACAGAAATCGTATGTGCGGATCATGTAAAATTGTGAACATTTCTTGGCTATTAGttgcaactcttgtgattggtcgaaatgttttaacacaaaaatacaCCCTTTAAAAGTGGAGtttaaatacattttctttCGTAAACAGACTTTTTGCTgcgtaaaaatgaaaacatttctatGTGAGGAAAGCTTATTGCGCCACAgcaaaagaaattgcttcccTTCTTACCTGGATCCTTACTTAAACCCAAAATATAGACAACTAGTAAAATTCAACCAATGGTCTATTATTAATACagagttctgattggttgagcaaGTACTAGGCTATGTGTCACAACCCACTAGTAGCTAAAAGCACCggttttgaaaaccaaaacaatggcggctgaatcacgttttgctagctaaagttaaTTTGTCTCGAtctttttgaccaactagttagattttactaaaacaattattcctctcgccttcATGGCCTCCGAGTCTAAAGCCCAATCGGCCTTCTGCCGCATGGGCTATTGACGCAGAGGCCATTTAGGATAATATTTTATCAGCTTCGGGATAGCTCCGGTTCCGTGTAATTTGTGTAACTGATTCTTCGATTCAAATTAGAAAAAATGGAGTGATAAATGGAAGGCGTTAAGCATTCACTTTACTCTTTAAGCTGAAATGTTTATTTGACTTTTTATGAACTTATTTTGGCACATTTTGGCCATGTCAAAAATATAAAGCTTAAAACCTGCAACCAACGTTAAGGTTCAATCATGTCTGGAAAAAAAGTATTTACTTTCAAAGACTTCAGTAGAACTTACCCTTAAGCAGGCTAGCTGGGTATAACGTATTTAACTTATTAAATAAATTTGCTTGAATACTTACCTCCCGTGTCTGCCGAGTTTGTTCAGGGAAGCCACTACATGTGTGTATTTTGTTGATAGCGTGGTGCACTCGATGAAGATATTGCTTTAATTGCGAAATGTCAAAGTCTAAGTAACAAGTTGGATATGCTAATTTACTGCACATTGCAAATGCACGTGCAACAAGCTACGTATGCTAATGAGTTACATGTGAACGTGCAACACCTTtcctttcatgaaaaaaataaaaaaataaaaaaataaaataaaatgaacataAATGAATAAAGTCACGAAACACACGATACAGAGTAACAGTTTGTGCTATGGCGTAATCCATGAGATAAGTCAAAGTACTTCATGTCTCGATGTCTCAAAGCTATGCAAGTGTTCAACTAATGTTCATTACGTAATCTTTAAATCTGGAGGGTAACTTCCGGTTCCTAGACGACCTCCGCAGCACGATTTCCGGTGATGCATGATGTTCAGGGTTCACGTACTCGGGCTGCTCCACCTGTTCTGTTCCACCGCTGTTTGGACTTGAGGGGTCGTCCACCTGCTCAGATGTATCTGATGCTACATCTGTGTCGATTGATACCGATTCACTGTAGCCGCGCACCGGATCGGTGGATGCTTTCCTAATTTGTGCGTGATTCCGACGAACAAGCCCCAATGGAGTACTTAAAGTGCACGATCTTGGCGCAGGCTTGTTAACCACCTCACCATGTATCCAGGGTTTGCTTCTGTTCCTCGGGCTCGGTTTCACGAAGACTCTCTCGCCGATTGCAAATTCACTGAGCTGCTTTGATGCTCGTTTCTCATAGTGGGTCTTggccttttgtttcctttccgCAATGTTCTGGGTCACTACACTTGGCACTGTGAGTTGTGGTTGGAGTTTGCTTGTAGCCATGGGAATCAGATCCCGGAGTCTTCTAGACATCAACCTCTGTGCCGGGGAATAAACGTGACCCTGCTGT encodes:
- the LOC140937935 gene encoding uncharacterized protein, encoding MATLPTQRGQPFFSTVNCTRRLIKHQWNLVAKILAHIEHGHRGPGSIKNPVCESYVPKNLVAKILAHVEHGHRGPGSIKNPVCESYVPKNLVAKILAHVEHGHRGPGSIKDPVCEGYVPKNLEAKILAHVEHGHRGPGSIKNPVCEGYDPKNLVAKILAHEEHGHRGSGSVKNIMRLDVQKYK